From Streptomyces sp. Mut1, the proteins below share one genomic window:
- a CDS encoding NAD-dependent epimerase/dehydratase family protein, which translates to MDPVGSADRRPTAVVLGASGFVGRNVCAALRDAGRPVAAVARSTDHLPEGCRPVALDLTRGDPAEPAAALAALRPGLVVNAAGALWNVTDDQLTEGNVTLVQRLVDAVAALPGPVRLVHIGSAYEYGTHPGKKLTETLPGRPVGRYAQTKLAGTRAVVRAAALGRVDATVLRIPIALGPFTPGDSLLGGFARQLAAYPAEVRLPPLDGVRRELVDIRDVADAVLCAARADRLPPIVNVGSGVLVRLTDTVDELIRIAGADGPAPAVVRGPAAAVRRDAGAGDRPLDTGLARRELGWAPARTVTDALHALWGSLRVPVPMPRHHI; encoded by the coding sequence ATGGACCCAGTGGGTTCCGCGGACCGGCGGCCGACCGCCGTGGTGCTCGGCGCCAGTGGCTTCGTCGGCCGCAATGTGTGCGCCGCGCTGCGCGACGCGGGCCGCCCCGTGGCCGCCGTCGCCCGCAGCACCGACCACCTGCCCGAGGGCTGCCGCCCGGTGGCCCTGGACCTCACCCGAGGTGACCCCGCGGAGCCGGCCGCCGCACTCGCCGCCCTGCGGCCCGGCCTGGTCGTGAACGCGGCGGGCGCCCTGTGGAACGTCACCGACGACCAGCTGACCGAGGGCAACGTGACCCTGGTCCAGCGGCTGGTCGACGCCGTCGCCGCCCTGCCGGGGCCGGTGCGGCTCGTACACATCGGTTCGGCGTACGAGTACGGCACGCACCCCGGCAAGAAGCTGACGGAGACACTGCCGGGCCGCCCCGTCGGCCGGTACGCGCAGACCAAGCTCGCCGGCACCCGGGCCGTCGTCCGCGCCGCGGCGCTCGGGCGGGTGGACGCGACCGTGCTGCGGATTCCGATCGCGCTCGGCCCGTTCACGCCCGGCGACAGCCTGCTCGGGGGGTTCGCCCGGCAGCTCGCCGCGTACCCCGCCGAGGTGCGGCTGCCGCCGCTCGACGGCGTACGCCGGGAGCTGGTCGACATCCGGGACGTGGCCGACGCCGTGCTGTGCGCGGCGCGCGCGGACCGGCTGCCGCCCATCGTCAACGTCGGCTCGGGCGTCCTCGTCCGGCTGACCGACACCGTGGACGAGCTGATCCGGATCGCCGGGGCGGACGGGCCGGCCCCGGCGGTCGTGCGCGGCCCGGCGGCCGCCGTACGCCGCGACGCCGGAGCCGGCGACCGGCCCCTGGACACCGGCCTGGCACGGCGGGAGCTGGGCTGGGCCCCGGCCCGCACCGTGACCGACGCGCTGCACGCCCTGTGGGGCAGCCT
- a CDS encoding thioesterase domain-containing protein, protein MAESPTSVRLAKGAEPVRLVCFSSQVALAGVHQYARFASAFRDVRDVTALAVPGFATGEALPATEDALIGLLARMVREQVGDAPFALLGSSSGGVLAYATAARLEREGRAPAGVVLVDTYVPGDDSLGQFEDQLLGGMFEREAGFARMDAARLSAMSWYFNLLGGWRPGPLASPVLLVRAGQPMPGGEGLAPEKWQTGWSEAGRVVDVPGNHFTMMEDLAHTTAEAVDRWIREQPAQPDGS, encoded by the coding sequence GTGGCCGAGTCCCCGACCTCGGTCCGGCTGGCCAAGGGCGCCGAGCCGGTCCGGCTGGTCTGCTTCAGCTCGCAGGTGGCGCTCGCGGGTGTGCACCAGTACGCGCGGTTCGCCTCGGCGTTCCGTGACGTACGGGACGTCACCGCGCTCGCGGTGCCCGGATTCGCGACGGGTGAGGCGCTGCCGGCGACCGAGGACGCGCTGATCGGGCTGCTGGCGCGGATGGTGCGCGAGCAGGTCGGGGACGCGCCCTTCGCGCTGCTCGGCTCGTCGTCCGGTGGTGTCCTCGCCTACGCGACGGCCGCCCGGCTGGAACGGGAGGGCCGGGCCCCGGCCGGGGTCGTGCTCGTCGACACCTATGTGCCGGGCGACGACTCGCTCGGCCAGTTCGAGGACCAGCTGCTCGGCGGCATGTTCGAACGGGAGGCCGGCTTCGCGCGGATGGACGCCGCGCGGCTGTCCGCGATGAGCTGGTACTTCAACCTGCTCGGCGGCTGGCGGCCGGGCCCGCTCGCCTCACCCGTGCTGCTCGTACGGGCCGGGCAGCCGATGCCCGGCGGCGAGGGGCTGGCCCCGGAGAAGTGGCAGACGGGCTGGAGCGAGGCGGGCCGCGTCGTGGACGTGCCCGGCAACCACTTCACGATGATGGAGGACCTGGCCCACACCACCGCCGAAGCCGTCGACCGCTGGATACGGGAGCAGCCGGCCCAGCCGGACGGCTCCTGA